In a single window of the Prochlorococcus marinus str. AS9601 genome:
- the psbP gene encoding photosystem II reaction center PsbP codes for MKNIKFNPFKYLFLVFLCLTLSACSGGLNAGLEAYQSPDGRYAFLYPTGWTRVKVDGGPEIIYHDLINSNETLSLVISDVNKEVQLEQLGSPSEVGQTLIDKVIAPEGSGRKVKLINANKREASNHIFYDLEYELNLNEQARHELATVVIDRGTLYTFAVGTNEERWNKVDGMFNNVIESFNFLI; via the coding sequence ATGAAAAATATTAAATTTAACCCTTTCAAATATTTATTCTTGGTTTTTTTGTGCTTAACACTGAGTGCTTGTAGTGGCGGACTAAATGCGGGATTAGAAGCTTATCAAAGTCCAGATGGTAGATATGCCTTTTTGTATCCAACAGGATGGACAAGAGTAAAAGTCGATGGAGGACCTGAAATTATTTATCATGATTTAATAAATAGTAATGAGACCTTAAGTTTAGTTATTTCTGATGTCAATAAAGAGGTTCAATTAGAGCAATTAGGAAGCCCAAGTGAAGTAGGTCAAACATTAATTGATAAAGTCATTGCTCCCGAAGGTTCAGGTAGAAAGGTAAAACTTATAAATGCCAATAAGAGGGAGGCATCCAATCATATTTTCTATGATTTAGAGTATGAATTAAATTTAAATGAACAGGCAAGACATGAATTAGCTACTGTGGTAATTGATCGAGGAACACTTTACACTTTCGCCGTAGGAACAAATGAAGAAAGGTGGAATAAAGTTGACGGTATGTTTAATAACGTAATTGAATCATTTAACTTCTTAATATAG
- a CDS encoding DEAD/DEAH box helicase encodes MAFKKDSNSLGSEQENFHNEDSPLLESKNLENKKEIESQLLEVSKENDNENGFLDFGFNQSILNSLINKGYKNPTPIQKAAIPELMLGRDLLGQAQTGTGKTAAFALPLIEKLTDNKELNAKVLVMTPTRELATQVAESFKSYSSESSNFKTVAIYGGTDYRNQISALKRKVDVVVGTPGRIMDHIRQGTFKIKDINCLVLDEADEMLNMGFLEDIEWIIDQLPENKQMVLFSATMPSEIRNIAKKYLNDPAEILIKSVKKETQLISQKFLYVQRHHKLDALKRILELNNEGVIIFVRTKLLTTSIAEALENSGHTVAVLNGDIPQNQRENTVDRLKKGFINILVATDVAARGLDVERIKLVVNYDFPFDKETYTHRIGRTGRAGRSGEAILFVNQREKHFLRNLENSTRTKIEEINIPSNKIINEKRMEKLIDNVNESFLAKDENEENKALIIDVLDNLKEKYSMDESNIAMAAINLVIGNKSFFVDEDDSWINKQNNTDRNRSNRNSNNRMRNSNRRNNYQNDSFETYKFNFGKFDGVRVANIISSICNSTNINGRSIGKIQIFNDYSLVDLPRDLHRETKNKLKKIKLRN; translated from the coding sequence ATGGCTTTTAAAAAAGATAGTAACTCTCTTGGTAGTGAGCAGGAGAATTTTCATAATGAAGATTCTCCCCTACTAGAGTCTAAGAACTTAGAAAACAAAAAAGAAATTGAATCTCAATTATTGGAAGTATCGAAAGAAAATGATAATGAGAATGGATTTCTCGATTTTGGGTTTAATCAATCAATCTTAAACTCGTTAATAAATAAAGGATATAAAAATCCAACTCCCATCCAAAAAGCTGCAATTCCCGAACTAATGTTAGGTAGGGATTTACTGGGCCAAGCACAAACAGGAACAGGAAAGACTGCAGCTTTCGCATTACCATTAATAGAAAAACTTACAGATAATAAAGAATTAAATGCCAAGGTTTTAGTTATGACTCCTACAAGAGAATTAGCAACTCAAGTGGCAGAATCTTTTAAAAGTTATAGTTCTGAATCTAGTAATTTTAAGACGGTTGCAATATATGGAGGCACCGACTATCGAAATCAAATTTCTGCATTGAAAAGAAAAGTTGACGTAGTAGTTGGTACACCAGGCCGAATAATGGATCATATAAGACAGGGGACTTTTAAAATTAAAGATATAAATTGTCTTGTTTTAGATGAGGCAGATGAAATGTTAAATATGGGTTTTCTTGAGGATATTGAATGGATAATAGATCAACTTCCGGAAAATAAGCAAATGGTATTGTTTTCAGCAACAATGCCTAGTGAGATAAGAAATATAGCAAAAAAATATCTAAATGATCCCGCCGAAATATTAATCAAAAGTGTCAAAAAAGAAACTCAATTAATTTCGCAAAAATTTCTATATGTACAAAGGCATCATAAGTTAGATGCTTTAAAAAGAATACTAGAACTTAATAACGAGGGAGTAATTATTTTTGTGAGGACAAAACTACTTACTACTTCAATAGCTGAAGCTTTAGAGAATTCAGGCCATACTGTGGCAGTACTTAATGGAGATATACCTCAAAATCAAAGAGAAAATACTGTAGATAGATTGAAAAAAGGATTTATTAATATCCTTGTTGCAACTGATGTCGCAGCTAGAGGATTAGATGTTGAGAGGATAAAACTTGTTGTTAATTACGATTTTCCTTTTGACAAGGAAACATATACTCATAGAATTGGAAGAACTGGAAGGGCAGGCAGATCTGGAGAAGCAATTTTATTTGTTAATCAAAGAGAAAAACATTTTCTAAGAAACTTAGAAAACTCAACAAGAACAAAGATTGAAGAAATTAACATACCAAGTAATAAAATAATAAATGAAAAAAGGATGGAGAAACTTATAGATAATGTTAATGAGAGTTTTTTAGCTAAAGATGAAAATGAAGAAAATAAAGCTTTGATTATTGATGTACTAGATAATTTAAAAGAAAAATACTCTATGGATGAATCAAATATTGCAATGGCGGCGATTAATTTAGTAATAGGTAATAAATCATTTTTTGTTGATGAAGATGATTCTTGGATTAATAAACAAAATAATACTGATCGAAATAGATCAAATAGAAATAGTAATAATCGTATGAGAAATTCAAATAGAAGAAATAATTATCAAAATGATTCTTTTGAAACCTATAAATTTAACTTTGGTAAATTTGATGGAGTTAGAGTTGCAAATATTATATCCTCAATCTGTAATTCAACTAATATAAATGGTAGATCCATAGGTAAGATACAGATTTTTAATGATTACAGTTTGGTAGATTTACCCAGAGATCTGCATAGAGAAACTAAAAATAAATTAAAAAAAATTAAACTCAGAAACTAG
- a CDS encoding ABC transporter ATP-binding protein, with amino-acid sequence MRSKNNQNPIIRLYLNLIEERRLLFFAFLSSIINKILDLAPPVIIGLAVDIVVKEQNSWIAGFGIKEVPVQLIFLAFASGIVWSGESSFEYLYSILWRNLAQLSQHKLRIKAYEHIQELDMDFFENDNTGRLLSILNDDINQLERFLDQGANQIIQLFVTVLIIGGTMLFVAPKIALFAFFPIPIIFLGSIKFQRKLAPKYRDVRNKAGLLASRLNNNLSGILTIKSFTKEKWELDRLNKESLDYQRSNKAAIKLSSAFIPLIRFAILFAFIAILLIGGFQTWNKTLDVGTYSFLVFITQRLLWPLTTLGHVLDDFQRSMASIDRVIDLIDTPIKIKDGKINIEPKDIKGEIIFNNVNFNYPGRDLTLKKINLKIENKSTLGIVGLTGSGKSTIIKLLLRIYDSNNGSITLDGVSIKEINLRDLRKCISLVSQETYLFHGSVQENIAYGSINPSLKDIIKASKIAEAHKFIEQLPDGYKTIVGERGQRLSGGQRQRIALARAVLKDAPILILDEATASVDNETEALIQKSLSKITKERTTIVIAHRLSTIKNADNIVVIDKGKIVESGKHEKLLDQNEIYADLWNVQVGI; translated from the coding sequence ATGAGGTCTAAGAACAATCAAAATCCAATAATTAGACTTTATTTAAATCTGATTGAGGAAAGAAGGTTACTATTTTTTGCTTTTCTTAGTTCCATAATTAATAAAATATTAGATTTAGCTCCCCCTGTAATAATTGGTCTTGCAGTGGATATCGTTGTTAAGGAACAGAATTCATGGATTGCTGGTTTTGGAATAAAAGAAGTTCCAGTACAATTGATTTTTCTTGCATTTGCTTCTGGAATAGTTTGGTCTGGTGAATCCTCCTTTGAATATTTATATTCGATTTTATGGAGAAATTTGGCTCAGCTATCGCAACATAAATTAAGAATAAAAGCTTATGAGCATATCCAGGAATTAGATATGGATTTTTTTGAAAATGATAATACTGGAAGGCTATTATCTATTTTGAATGATGATATAAATCAACTCGAGAGATTTCTAGACCAAGGTGCTAATCAGATTATTCAGTTATTTGTAACTGTCTTAATAATTGGGGGCACTATGCTTTTTGTCGCTCCAAAAATTGCTTTATTTGCTTTCTTTCCTATTCCAATTATATTTTTAGGATCAATTAAATTTCAAAGGAAGCTTGCTCCAAAATACAGAGATGTTAGAAATAAAGCTGGACTGTTGGCATCAAGGCTTAATAATAATTTAAGTGGAATTCTAACCATAAAAAGTTTTACTAAAGAAAAATGGGAACTAGATAGATTAAATAAAGAAAGTCTCGATTATCAAAGAAGTAATAAGGCTGCAATAAAATTATCTTCTGCTTTTATCCCTCTTATAAGATTTGCAATTTTATTTGCTTTTATAGCGATTCTATTAATTGGAGGTTTCCAAACTTGGAATAAGACACTTGATGTAGGTACTTATAGTTTTTTAGTTTTTATTACACAAAGACTATTATGGCCTTTAACTACTTTGGGGCATGTTTTAGATGATTTTCAGAGATCTATGGCTTCAATAGATAGAGTAATTGATCTCATAGATACGCCAATAAAAATAAAGGATGGAAAAATAAATATTGAACCTAAAGATATCAAAGGAGAAATTATTTTTAATAATGTAAATTTTAATTATCCTGGAAGAGATTTAACTTTAAAAAAAATAAATTTAAAAATTGAAAATAAATCAACATTAGGAATTGTTGGTTTAACAGGTTCTGGGAAAAGTACAATAATAAAACTATTACTTAGAATTTATGATAGTAATAACGGGTCAATAACCTTGGATGGGGTTTCTATTAAAGAAATAAATTTGAGGGATTTAAGAAAGTGTATCTCTTTAGTAAGTCAAGAAACTTATTTATTTCATGGCAGTGTACAAGAAAATATTGCTTATGGCTCAATCAACCCAAGTCTTAAAGATATTATTAAAGCTTCAAAGATTGCGGAAGCTCATAAATTTATTGAACAATTACCAGATGGTTATAAAACTATAGTGGGGGAAAGGGGCCAAAGGCTCTCAGGAGGGCAACGTCAAAGAATTGCCTTGGCGAGAGCTGTTTTAAAGGATGCTCCAATATTAATATTAGATGAAGCTACAGCTTCAGTTGATAATGAAACAGAGGCTTTAATTCAAAAATCATTATCTAAAATCACAAAAGAAAGAACAACTATAGTAATAGCTCATAGATTAAGCACCATAAAAAATGCGGATAATATTGTAGTTATTGATAAAGGTAAAATAGTTGAAAGCGGAAAACATGAAAAACTATTAGATCAGAACGAAATATATGCTGATTTGTGGAATGTTCAAGTAGGAATCTAG